caaccgtGTTAATTCAGGAGTGTGTATGCTCTGAATTTCATGGAAAAATCACTTCTGTGACAGTGATGCGTTTCTCatgttctttttctctcctaCTGATTAGCattatattttctcttttacaGTTCCGGCATTAGCGCCGTTTCTGCTACTTCTTTGTCTTGTTCAAtgcttcttatcttcttctgttCAACCGGTTTTAccctatttttttaatctcgGCCGAGCTTTCTAGTGTACTCTTTAACTTTTTTTACTGCTAATGAGGTTGAAAACCGTTTGCCCTTTTTCACTTGTATGGAAttcccatttcttcttctctctctctgttcttgCAGGAACAAAGCAGCTATTGTCAAAGCCGGTGCTGTTCATAAGATGCTTAAGCTCATTGAATGTCTTGACGAGTCTCCAAACTTGTCTGTTTCAGAAGCCATCGTTGCAAATTTCCTCGGCTTGAGCGCTCTCGACTCTAACAAACCGATCATTGGTTCATCTGGCGCGATTCCGTTCTTGGTGAAAACCCTCCGGAACGTGCACAGTAGAAGTAGCGCCCAAGCAAGGCAAGATTCTCTTCGAGCACTTTATAACCTTTCCATCTCCAATTTAAACATCAGCCAAATTCTGGAAACGGATTTCGTCCCTTACCTCCTGAGCATGGTTGACGACATGGAAGTGAGTGAAAGAATCCTTTCAATCCTCAGCAATATAGTTTCGACGACGGAAGGAAGGAAAGCAGTTAGTACTTCACGAGAATCATTTTCGATTCTAATCGACGTTTTGAGTTGGACGGACTCACCAGGTTGCCAGGAAAAAGCATCCTACATTCTAATGGTGATGGCTCACAAGGCTTACGGAGATCGACAGACCATGATCGAGGCGGGAATTGTGTCTTCTCTCCTTGAATTGACACTTTTAGGTAGCACATTAGCACAGAAGAGGGCATCCAGAATACTGGAGTGTCTCAGAGTGGATAAAGGGAAGCAGGTTTCGGGAGGTTATCGTGGGGTTCTTGGTGCGGCAGTGTCGGCGCCTATTTGTGGATCATCGTCTTCTGCTGGACCGAATGGGGTGTCGCAAGAAGGCTTGACTGAAGAAGACGATGAAATGATGAGCGAGGAGAAGAAGGCAGTGAAGCAATTGGTGCAGCAGAGTTTGCAGAACAACATGAAAAGAATCGTTAAGAGGGCAAACTTGCCACAAGATTTTGTTCCTTCTGATCACTTCAAGACTCTCACTTCGACTTCAACTTCCAAGAGCTTACCATTTTGAAGAGCTGGTATAGTCTTCTTCTTGTGGGGGGAATTAGTTTTCTAAAATAATTCACCCAAAAAAGTTactaaaatagattttttcccTTTCAAAATTATCATTTAAATCGTATAGAAATTTGAAACTCAATCTTTGGTTTCATGGTTCAGTCTTAAAGTATGTTTTGGTGTCCCATATAGAAAATTCTTCTAGTTGTCGTCATTTTTGGGTCTTTTGTTGGTATAGTTGTACAGAAAATACTGGCAACCTGCATGCATTAGGATTGTCTTTTGGAGTTTGGACAACAGGTTATGGAAATCTGCCAATGTTTAAGTCTAGAATGACCTCTCAAAACGATGAAAATTTTCTTAGGGAATCTACTAAAATTGGatccttggggggggggggggggcgcttcTTCGGTTCCAGAGTTTGATAGTGAAGAGTCATTTTCGTCACTTTGGTGGAGATTCGTATTCTATTATGTAATTTGGTATGTCACATGACTCCATTTATGTTGGAAGCAGTGTCGGTCATTTTTTCCTGCGTGAAAATGGTCTTCATTGGTTTTCATATTTTCTTTACTTTGGTTCCGTCTGCTGGGTCTGAGAAATTCATGCTGATCTTTTCCCTCCCTTCTCTAGCTCTCTCCTCGTTTTTTTTAAGTGAAGGGGCATAGTTGGAAAAGGTTTTCTTACTCAACTCAGTTTTTCAGGAAAACCTTGTGACTTGCCCTTGTCAAACACAGTCAAGGCGATtcacattttttaaaattttaatgcaataaataggtatgaattagtaaataaataagaaaaccagaagaaaaaaaaaatcaaggaatcacatatcaatgcattttgagtttatatcattgaacaagagaaaggagtcaaggagttgagggtttcttactatTATAGAATAtagatttattattttactcGTCTCAGTTCTAAGTGAACTggttttaagatttttttaaaaatgaataaACTTGTTGAGTTTGTCATTACTAGGGTAAAAAAAAACTGAGTCTTGTTTGACTTGAACGATTTATGATCCAATCTCCTCATTTTTATCATGATAGTCTACACAACTCTTGACCAGATTTTAATTTTGAGTCGACTTGGGTGTCCAGTCAAAACCCAGTTTTTAATAATGGTTAAGGTTGCTTATTGTTTTCATCAATCCGGTTAATTTAACCTCCTTTTGACTGCCATCTCAAATTGAAAACAACAAATCATGATGTCATTCTCAAGACTTGCCATACATTTTTTGTTGTTCATATGTGAAATGGCagtattttttctttcattttttaaaaatatatatatattatattgaaaaaaaaaaaaagaaaaaaagattacaatttctttttcaccaacCTTGTAACAAAATTTGCCCTTTATGTTAATGCTGCTGCCCTAAACGGACTTACTTCTTCTTACTTACATTGTTGCAGGGAGGTTGAAAGGGATCCaagtgaaggaaaagaagagtagAAGTTGGACAGTTTTATCTTTTGTTAATATTATGTTTGATTTCCTTCCGTGCGCAggtatataaataatataattttCATTTTGTCGGGTATAGTCAGAGTCACAATGG
The DNA window shown above is from Telopea speciosissima isolate NSW1024214 ecotype Mountain lineage unplaced genomic scaffold, Tspe_v1 Tspe_v1.1016, whole genome shotgun sequence and carries:
- the LOC122648412 gene encoding U-box domain-containing protein 13 gives rise to the protein RLSELLNLSEGSETGVYEVEVETKRKVEVFEELQGVVKRLQFEEGSLQKEAAVDVRRLAKEDSEARSMLAMLGAIPPLVGMLDSNDQDFQIASLYALLNLGIGNDANKAAIVKAGAVHKMLKLIECLDESPNLSVSEAIVANFLGLSALDSNKPIIGSSGAIPFLVKTLRNVHSRSSAQARQDSLRALYNLSISNLNISQILETDFVPYLLSMVDDMEVSERILSILSNIVSTTEGRKAVSTSRESFSILIDVLSWTDSPGCQEKASYILMVMAHKAYGDRQTMIEAGIVSSLLELTLLGSTLAQKRASRILECLRVDKGKQVSGGYRGVLGAAVSAPICGSSSSAGPNGVSQEGLTEEDDEMMSEEKKAVKQLVQQSLQNNMKRIVKRANLPQDFVPSDHFKTLTSTSTSKSLPF